CCCGGTCAGGTCATCAACGGCTTTACAAGCATTAGCCGTCGGACGGCGACAACCCAAGTCATCGTCCCGGACGGTGGAACAACGATCATCGGCGGCGTCCTCAACGATGTCGAAACCAGCGATGTCTTTCGGACGCCGGGCATTTCCAGCTTGCCGTTGTTGGGCGAGCTGTTCAAACGGCGCGCTTTGTCCCGTACAACTGGTGAACTGCTCTTCTTCATTACGCCACGGATTGGACGCGGCGAGAACATTTTGTCGGGCGGTGAACCGCCGGTTTCCCCACAACCCGCCGCGAGCGGAGGGCAACCGTGACCTTTTCGGAGCTGCTCGAAGGCATCCTGCAACGGGTTGAGGGCAGCATCGGCATCGCCATCATGGGGCTTGACGGATTGGCCATTGAACATGTTCAAGCCCCATCCAAAATGGACTTGGGGGAGCGGGTAGCGTTGATTGCCACGTCGCACGCGACACTCCTCCGCAACACCATGCGGATGTCGTCCGACACCGGCGTTGGTTCCCTCACTGAACTCACGCTCATGTCGGACGCTTTTTTACTGGTCGTGCGTTTGATTGGGCGCGAGTACTTCATCATCATCGCCCTTAGCCCGGAAGGAAACATCGGACGCGCTCGCTTTGAGCTACGCAAAGCGCACTTGCTCCTCGAAAAAGAGTTCGTCTAGCCTTATGCGCTCCAAACGCCGATGGAAAGCCTTCGCATTCGCGAAGGCTTTTTTGTTGCAGCTCGGATAGGGACCGACACGAAAACCGTATGACCGGCTACATCACGGGATTTGCCCAGGGTCAAGGCTTTACGCCGCCGCCCTTTTTCAAGCCACTCGGCCAAACCGGCCTATGGTGCCATCCGCTCGGCTTTGGCTGTTACCGCATCGAAGAAGACAATCCGGCGCACGAAGCGGCGCTGCGCGACTATTTGGCGCGCGGCGGCAACTTGATTGATACCAGCGCCAACTACACCGACGGCGGCGCGGAGCGAACTATTGGGCGCGTTCTCCGGGACGTTGATCGTGCTTCCGTCATCGTCGTGACGAAAGGCGGCTACATTCAGGGCGAGAATATGCGGCTGGCACAGCGCCGGAACTTCCCAGAGGTCGTCAAGTATGGCCCCGGCCTCTGGCATTGTATTCACCCGGAATTTCTGGCGACCCAGATTGAACGCAGCCGTGAGCGCATGGGCTTGGCGACGCTGGATGTTTTCCTGTTGCATAACCCCGAATACTTTCTCAACGCATGCAAAAAACGCGGCGTCACGGCGGCTGACCACGACGAGTTTTACCGTCGCATCCGGGAGGCGTTTGCTTTCCTTGAAACCCAAGTCGCCGCCGGTACGATTCGTTTCTACGGGATTTCTTCCAACAACTTTCCACTGCCGGCGGACGACCCAACCCAGACCAGCATTGCACGCTGTCTGGCGCAGGCGGAGGCTGTGACGCCCAACCACCATTTCAGGGTCGTGCAGTTTCCGCTCAACCTGTTTGAAACCGGCGCTGCGACGGAAGCCAACAACGAAGGCCTGACGCCGCTGGCTTTTTGCGCAGCGAAAGGCATCGGTACGCTCGCCAACCGGCCGCTCAACGCCTTTACCCAACAACGAATGATCCGGCTGGCCGATTTCGCCGTCCAAAGCGAGCTGTCGTCTTTGGAATCGCTGGCGCACGCTCTGTCGCCTCTGCGGGCCCACGAGACGACGCTGACGACGGATTTCGGCCTTACACCCCCGGTAGGCGGCCTCGCCGGTCGGCTGTTGCAACTAGCGCCACAGCTCGATTCCGTGTTCGTTTGGGAGCAAAACGCCTACCAACTGGTCATCCTTCCGGTTCAGGAGTGGCTAAGCCAAGTTAAGCCGCCGTCTCACCGCCAAGCCGCTTTTGCGGTCTGGCGCGACCGGTTTATTGAGTTGGCGAATGAGGCGCTCACCATCCTCGCCGATTTCGCCGCCGCGCAGTCACAACGGCAATCCGACAGCGTACAGCGGCGGTTGGCGGCGGCTGGTTATGCGGACGACCGGCGAACCTTGAGCCAAATGGCCGTCAACACGTTGCGGAGTTTGCCGAACTTGAGTTGCGTCTTGGTCGGCATGCGCCAGACGCGCTATGTGGCGGATATGTTTGAGGTCTTAGCGCTCCCGATGGTGGACGGCGAGGCGATTTTGCGGTCTTTTGCAGTTGGGTAAACCCCGCAAGGCGTCATATCACCGTCCAACAAAGGTCGGCGCGGTAACAGCCCCGTACTCGGTGCTCGTCTTCGATAAGCGCGTAAAAAAGCCCGCTGCGCCGCCACCCAAGACAAACACGCCATAGTTGGGAATCCAGCCCTCGGCGTCGGGCTGCGCTTCAAAAAAACGCTGCGCGACAAAATGTTCTGGAAGGGCCAACTCGACCGTCCGCTCCCAAACCTCCGGTGTGACGAACGGGCCGCAAACGGTTTCCTCCCCTTCGCACCCGTAGTCGCTTTTGAGCACCCACTGTTCCCGCTCATCAAGCAGCCGATCCGGCTCGATTTGCGTCATGCGATACGTTTCAG
The window above is part of the Chloracidobacterium sp. genome. Proteins encoded here:
- a CDS encoding aldo/keto reductase encodes the protein MTGYITGFAQGQGFTPPPFFKPLGQTGLWCHPLGFGCYRIEEDNPAHEAALRDYLARGGNLIDTSANYTDGGAERTIGRVLRDVDRASVIVVTKGGYIQGENMRLAQRRNFPEVVKYGPGLWHCIHPEFLATQIERSRERMGLATLDVFLLHNPEYFLNACKKRGVTAADHDEFYRRIREAFAFLETQVAAGTIRFYGISSNNFPLPADDPTQTSIARCLAQAEAVTPNHHFRVVQFPLNLFETGAATEANNEGLTPLAFCAAKGIGTLANRPLNAFTQQRMIRLADFAVQSELSSLESLAHALSPLRAHETTLTTDFGLTPPVGGLAGRLLQLAPQLDSVFVWEQNAYQLVILPVQEWLSQVKPPSHRQAAFAVWRDRFIELANEALTILADFAAAQSQRQSDSVQRRLAAAGYADDRRTLSQMAVNTLRSLPNLSCVLVGMRQTRYVADMFEVLALPMVDGEAILRSFAVG